A genomic stretch from Thermonema lapsum includes:
- a CDS encoding ABC transporter substrate-binding protein, with product MRRLFYLIALCSFALACLWQCTMPEKEQQTHVSHNALPEIETQYAHFHLTKLNEDAYLLVLGNTSNDSTKLYYVLSYSSQIPEAYKGLPLIHLPVQNIGVRSTTHLGFLKALNAACPPFLKAIPDTTYIFDSSLRQMAAQGKFIILQEETLPLETIARHCRLLLVSSPLNAAEAEKLARLGVVSLPILEWMETHPLAQTEWIKLFGILTGKTQEAQRYFEHITQAYITLRDSVAQQLARVPRPLVITGLPFRGQWYVAGGQSFMAQFIQDAGGAYYWQKIPQTGSLPIAFEKVYEAGLKADVWLHPGQARSRQEITNADPRLQDFKSWQGGHVFNRTRRLSPTGGNDYWEQGVVEPHIILADMVKALHPKLLPRHTWKYYEQLP from the coding sequence ATGAGACGTCTCTTTTACCTCATTGCCCTCTGCAGCTTTGCCCTCGCTTGCCTATGGCAGTGCACAATGCCGGAAAAAGAACAACAAACGCATGTCTCCCACAATGCATTGCCCGAGATAGAAACACAGTATGCGCACTTCCACCTGACAAAGTTGAATGAAGATGCTTATTTGCTTGTTTTGGGCAACACATCCAACGACAGTACAAAGCTGTATTATGTACTCTCCTACAGCTCCCAAATACCGGAAGCGTACAAAGGGCTACCCCTCATTCATCTGCCCGTACAAAACATTGGCGTGCGCTCAACTACACACCTCGGCTTTCTGAAAGCATTGAATGCTGCCTGCCCCCCTTTTTTGAAAGCTATACCGGATACAACTTATATCTTCGATAGCTCATTGCGACAAATGGCAGCACAAGGTAAATTCATCATTCTACAAGAAGAAACATTGCCCTTAGAGACAATTGCTCGCCACTGTCGTTTGCTGCTGGTATCTTCGCCGCTCAATGCTGCCGAAGCTGAAAAACTTGCCCGTTTGGGGGTAGTTTCCCTGCCCATTCTCGAATGGATGGAAACGCATCCACTGGCACAAACCGAGTGGATTAAGCTGTTTGGGATACTTACAGGCAAGACGCAGGAGGCGCAAAGGTACTTCGAACACATTACACAGGCTTATATCACCCTGCGTGACTCTGTTGCCCAGCAACTTGCCCGTGTCCCTCGCCCTCTGGTCATTACTGGCTTGCCGTTTCGGGGGCAGTGGTACGTAGCCGGCGGGCAAAGCTTCATGGCTCAGTTCATACAAGACGCAGGAGGCGCATATTACTGGCAAAAAATTCCCCAAACAGGAAGCTTGCCCATTGCTTTCGAAAAAGTCTATGAAGCAGGCTTAAAAGCCGATGTATGGCTACACCCCGGACAGGCACGCAGCCGGCAAGAAATAACCAACGCCGACCCCCGCCTGCAAGACTTCAAGTCATGGCAAGGAGGACATGTATTCAACCGCACGCGACGCCTCTCACCTACCGGTGGCAATGACTACTGGGAACAAGGCGTAGTAGAACCACACATCATTCTCGCCGACATGGTAAAAGCCTTACATCCCAAGCTTTTGCCCCGCCATACATGGAAATACTATGAACAACTGCCTTAA
- a CDS encoding T9SS type A sorting domain-containing protein: MADIVLHYRFLIGGLLFWIAAFSFAHAQENVSFTISGVYKGRNLYVQNPFTPDRSRYCTQSVYVNDQQVIVEPRASSFEIDLSSVPMNSPVIIKIVHAQGCKPKIINPDAIRGDADFQFVTYSVDENTLHWTAAGESSNSTYYIQKFMNNNWLTVRIITARGSNGEGSYTVPIQHHTGINRYRIRHQELDGRVYYSPELVYRKSAEEVRFYPKNASTKIYFTQSVNYKITDMKGNVLLQGNGKFVDISSLPQGVYIVHFDDKTDRFLKK; this comes from the coding sequence ATGGCTGATATAGTGTTACACTATCGCTTTTTAATAGGGGGACTGCTGTTCTGGATAGCCGCATTTTCCTTTGCGCACGCGCAGGAAAATGTATCATTTACCATAAGTGGAGTTTACAAAGGGCGCAACCTTTATGTGCAAAATCCTTTTACCCCCGATCGCAGCCGCTATTGCACCCAGTCGGTTTATGTGAACGACCAACAAGTAATTGTTGAGCCTCGGGCTTCATCTTTCGAGATAGACCTTTCGTCGGTGCCTATGAACAGTCCGGTGATTATTAAGATTGTTCATGCACAGGGTTGCAAACCTAAAATTATCAATCCTGATGCTATACGAGGAGATGCTGACTTTCAGTTTGTAACTTATTCCGTAGATGAAAATACTTTGCACTGGACTGCTGCCGGCGAGTCGTCCAACAGCACTTATTACATCCAAAAGTTCATGAACAACAACTGGCTGACCGTACGCATCATCACGGCACGAGGCAGCAATGGCGAGGGGAGCTATACGGTGCCCATACAGCATCATACTGGCATAAACCGCTATCGCATCCGTCATCAGGAGCTCGATGGGCGGGTATATTATTCGCCTGAGCTGGTGTACCGCAAGTCTGCCGAAGAGGTGCGCTTTTATCCTAAAAATGCCAGCACTAAAATTTATTTTACCCAGTCGGTCAATTACAAAATTACCGATATGAAGGGCAATGTGCTTTTGCAAGGAAATGGCAAGTTTGTAGATATCAGTAGCTTGCCACAGGGAGTATATATTGTTCACTTCGATGACAAGACCGACCGTTTCTTGAAGAAGTAA
- a CDS encoding ABC transporter permease produces the protein MEKVEYIREAVRSVLSNRLRAILTAAIIAIGITALVGILTAISAIDNSVNSNLASLGANSFTINTEVGRWERMRKVAPPLRYHEVLQFEAMMKDKGTVAISTVLSFSAEAKYRSQKTNPNIQVVGSNVDYLKQQDVQTAKGRLFTEQEMENGQYVALIGSEIAQTLFDKEDPINKNIRVLGRSYKVVGVLEKRGSDMGGGSLDRSIIIPLTNARILFSSEPTFTVTVQVYRPEEFESVMAEAEMLMRRIRNDRVGAPSSFQIERNETLAEELSKITGYLSIGGGVISFITLLGASVGLMNIMLVSVTERTREIGTRKAIGATPRQIQWQFLLEAIAICQLGGIAGIIMGLLIGNGVARLMEIDVFIVPWGAMLLGVTVCAVVGVAAGFYPSYKASRLDPIEALRYE, from the coding sequence ATGGAGAAGGTAGAATATATAAGAGAAGCTGTTCGCTCGGTATTGAGTAACCGTTTACGGGCAATTTTAACTGCGGCAATTATCGCCATCGGCATTACCGCTTTGGTAGGTATTCTTACGGCTATCAGTGCCATCGATAACTCGGTAAACAGCAACTTGGCATCGTTAGGTGCTAATTCTTTTACAATCAATACCGAAGTTGGAAGATGGGAGCGGATGCGGAAAGTAGCTCCGCCTTTGCGCTATCATGAAGTGCTACAGTTCGAAGCCATGATGAAAGACAAAGGAACGGTGGCTATTTCAACAGTATTATCGTTTTCGGCAGAAGCCAAGTACCGCTCACAAAAGACAAATCCTAACATTCAGGTGGTGGGTTCTAATGTCGATTATCTCAAACAACAAGATGTGCAGACAGCCAAAGGGCGTTTGTTTACCGAGCAAGAGATGGAAAATGGGCAGTATGTGGCTTTGATTGGCAGTGAAATAGCCCAAACTTTGTTCGATAAGGAAGACCCCATCAACAAAAATATACGTGTGCTGGGGCGTAGCTACAAGGTAGTGGGCGTATTGGAAAAACGAGGCAGTGATATGGGGGGCGGTTCTCTTGACCGCAGCATCATCATCCCTTTGACCAACGCACGCATACTTTTCTCTTCTGAACCCACCTTCACGGTAACCGTACAGGTGTATCGCCCCGAAGAGTTTGAATCGGTGATGGCAGAGGCGGAGATGTTGATGCGCCGTATCCGCAATGACCGTGTGGGGGCACCCTCATCTTTTCAGATAGAGCGTAATGAAACGCTGGCAGAAGAGTTGAGTAAAATTACGGGGTATTTGAGCATAGGCGGTGGAGTAATCAGTTTTATTACTCTCTTAGGGGCTTCGGTAGGTTTGATGAATATCATGCTGGTGTCGGTAACGGAACGTACCCGCGAAATAGGTACTCGAAAAGCCATTGGTGCTACTCCGCGTCAAATACAATGGCAGTTTTTGTTAGAAGCCATTGCCATCTGCCAGCTGGGGGGAATTGCCGGCATTATTATGGGTTTGCTCATCGGCAATGGAGTTGCCCGCCTGATGGAAATTGATGTTTTCATTGTACCTTGGGGAGCTATGTTGCTTGGGGTTACGGTTTGTGCAGTGGTGGGAGTGGCTGCCGGTTTTTATCCTTCTTACAAAGCTTCGCGCTTGGACCCCATCGAAGCCTTGCGTTATGAGTAA
- a CDS encoding asparagine synthetase B, which yields MCFLSIQTTIYANRIFVPMDETQKNHLKAYGVAYWVLSQGFEIEWLLNYKGGSFVLPAATAIENRLLSRNVSYRVISEAEYNEIVAFISRPDVNMDVMKLEKAPKIAVYSPKSKQPWDDAVTLALTYAEISYDVIFDDEVLQGKLIEYDWLHLHHEDFTGQYGKFYAAYRNQPWYIQQQNEFEATARRYGFKKVSQLKLAVVKRIREYVAGGGFLFAMCSATDTYDIALAADGVDICESMYDGDPADPNAQSKLNFSNCFAFQNFTLVMNPYQYEYSNIDNQSYERGVTEENDYFTLFQFSAKWDPIPTMLTQNHVHVIKGFMGQTTAYKKQLIKPDVVIMGENKAIGEARYIHGVHGKGFWTFYGGHDPEDYQHFVYEEPTDLSLYPNSPGYRLILNNVLFPAAKKKKKKT from the coding sequence ATGTGTTTCCTATCAATACAAACGACAATTTACGCCAACCGTATTTTTGTCCCTATGGACGAAACCCAAAAAAACCACCTGAAAGCCTATGGTGTAGCTTATTGGGTGTTGTCGCAGGGCTTCGAAATCGAATGGCTGCTCAACTACAAAGGGGGGAGCTTTGTATTGCCCGCAGCTACTGCCATTGAAAACCGCCTACTTTCACGCAACGTAAGCTACCGTGTCATATCCGAAGCCGAATATAATGAGATAGTAGCCTTCATCAGTCGCCCCGATGTGAATATGGATGTAATGAAATTAGAAAAAGCCCCCAAAATTGCTGTCTATTCTCCCAAAAGCAAACAACCATGGGACGACGCCGTAACCTTAGCGCTCACCTATGCCGAAATTTCCTATGACGTCATTTTTGACGACGAGGTTCTACAAGGCAAACTCATAGAATACGATTGGCTACACCTCCACCACGAAGATTTCACTGGGCAATACGGTAAGTTTTATGCCGCTTACCGTAACCAACCGTGGTATATTCAGCAACAAAATGAGTTTGAGGCTACTGCCCGGCGCTATGGTTTTAAAAAAGTATCACAGCTGAAATTGGCAGTAGTCAAACGTATTCGAGAATATGTTGCCGGCGGCGGTTTTCTCTTCGCTATGTGTTCGGCTACCGATACTTACGATATTGCCTTGGCAGCCGATGGGGTTGATATCTGCGAGTCGATGTATGACGGCGACCCTGCCGACCCCAATGCCCAGTCGAAGCTTAACTTCAGCAACTGCTTTGCTTTTCAGAACTTTACTTTGGTGATGAATCCCTACCAGTATGAATATTCAAACATAGACAACCAAAGTTATGAGCGTGGGGTAACCGAAGAGAATGACTATTTTACCCTTTTTCAATTCTCTGCCAAATGGGACCCAATCCCTACCATGCTCACACAAAACCACGTGCATGTAATCAAAGGGTTCATGGGGCAAACCACTGCCTACAAAAAACAGCTCATCAAACCCGATGTGGTCATTATGGGCGAAAACAAAGCCATCGGCGAAGCGCGCTACATCCACGGGGTGCATGGCAAAGGTTTCTGGACGTTTTACGGCGGGCACGACCCTGAAGATTACCAGCATTTTGTATATGAAGAGCCCACAGACTTAAGCCTTTATCCCAACTCGCCCGGCTACCGTCTTATTTTGAACAATGTATTGTTTCCTGCTGCTAAGAAAAAGAAAAAGAAAACCTAA
- a CDS encoding universal stress protein: MLKKILVPTDFSDYANHALRAAFRLAEHTGAEVVLLHVMEVMPTTFYAPLVFTTENNLIEQELHQHMVERAQDELKRVLEEMGDMVQKVSHRIVVEVGRAYPIIMEYEQEEQPDCIMIGGRGADALEGTLIGSTTDKVVRHAACPVFVIKSDFAPNRVRKMLFATGFDEESEVAVKELKYWQEILQADLLLLRVNTPTDFMTSREIEQAYQRFIERYELNASLHVYCDVSQDEGIVNFADDVQADLIVVPTHQRRGISHLFLGSIAEDVVEHAHRSVLTFNLKKQKSHG; encoded by the coding sequence ATGTTGAAAAAAATACTTGTACCCACAGACTTTTCCGACTATGCCAACCACGCTTTGCGTGCAGCCTTTCGTCTGGCAGAGCATACGGGGGCAGAGGTCGTGCTTTTACATGTAATGGAAGTAATGCCTACTACTTTTTATGCACCCTTAGTTTTTACCACCGAAAACAACCTGATTGAACAAGAGCTTCATCAGCATATGGTAGAGCGGGCGCAGGATGAATTGAAACGGGTGTTGGAAGAAATGGGCGACATGGTGCAAAAGGTATCGCACCGTATTGTGGTGGAGGTAGGGCGTGCTTATCCCATTATTATGGAATATGAGCAAGAAGAGCAACCCGACTGTATTATGATAGGGGGGCGAGGTGCCGATGCCTTGGAAGGTACACTCATTGGCTCTACGACCGACAAAGTGGTGCGCCATGCCGCTTGTCCCGTATTTGTGATTAAAAGCGATTTTGCTCCTAATCGCGTGCGCAAAATGCTGTTTGCAACAGGTTTCGACGAGGAATCGGAGGTGGCTGTGAAAGAACTGAAGTATTGGCAGGAAATATTGCAGGCGGACTTGCTTTTGTTGCGTGTCAATACACCCACAGACTTTATGACAAGCCGGGAAATAGAGCAGGCATACCAGCGCTTCATTGAGCGTTATGAACTGAATGCTTCTTTGCATGTATATTGTGATGTGAGTCAAGATGAAGGTATTGTGAACTTTGCCGATGACGTACAGGCTGACCTCATAGTCGTTCCCACACATCAGCGGCGGGGCATTTCACACCTTTTTTTGGGTAGCATAGCTGAGGATGTAGTGGAGCATGCTCATCGCTCAGTGCTTACTTTTAACTTGAAAAAACAGAAATCACACGGCTGA
- a CDS encoding YbjN domain-containing protein codes for MDKLTLEKTIRSITEELDGNTLDYSDNNIIATIPLPEGRFQSITTYLFENPNGSKTIEFASRVCDADTPGIDYRHCLEVNRDLVYSKVIIQDGYIQLAASILVEHATRDIIKDIIVEIAQKADDLEMELTGADMH; via the coding sequence ATGGACAAGTTAACATTAGAAAAAACCATACGCAGTATCACCGAAGAACTCGACGGAAACACCTTAGACTACTCAGACAATAACATCATTGCAACCATCCCGTTGCCAGAGGGGCGCTTTCAAAGCATCACGACCTATTTGTTTGAAAACCCAAACGGAAGCAAAACCATAGAGTTCGCTTCGCGTGTTTGTGATGCCGACACACCCGGCATTGATTATCGTCACTGCTTGGAGGTAAACCGAGACTTGGTTTACTCTAAAGTCATCATACAAGATGGCTATATCCAATTGGCTGCATCGATACTCGTGGAACATGCCACAAGAGACATCATCAAAGACATCATTGTTGAGATAGCCCAAAAAGCCGATGATTTGGAAATGGAGCTAACCGGTGCAGATATGCACTAA
- the mscL gene encoding large-conductance mechanosensitive channel protein MscL, translated as MIMLKEFKKFIARGNVLDLAVAVIVGAAFNKIVSSLVNDILMPPIGLLLGNTNFVDLKWTLKEATEEQAAVTLNYGAFIQTIVDFLIIAFSVFVIVRFYSRFQKKEEKAEPPPKPSEEVLLLREIRDALKNKNKA; from the coding sequence ATGATTATGCTCAAAGAATTCAAAAAGTTCATCGCACGTGGCAATGTGTTGGACTTAGCCGTTGCTGTAATTGTAGGAGCTGCTTTTAACAAGATTGTCAGCTCTTTGGTGAATGACATTCTCATGCCCCCCATTGGCTTGCTTTTAGGAAATACCAATTTTGTTGATTTGAAATGGACACTCAAAGAGGCAACCGAGGAGCAGGCAGCCGTTACCCTGAATTACGGTGCCTTCATACAAACCATCGTGGATTTTCTTATCATTGCTTTCTCTGTCTTTGTCATTGTGAGGTTTTACAGCCGTTTTCAAAAGAAAGAGGAAAAAGCAGAGCCGCCGCCAAAGCCTTCCGAAGAAGTGTTGCTATTGCGTGAAATACGCGATGCGCTTAAAAACAAGAACAAGGCATAA
- a CDS encoding ABC transporter permease: MLGKIGIVIHREFSTRVRTKAFWISTFLSPLLIVALMILPPILVVMYADSEEKGMHVMILDESNLLKGQIDSSKSVVFNIIDGSYQERFKQFQAHDKADVLVYLMAPQPNNTAQVSVRVVSKKALSLAEENSIVKLIQRRIEEIRLLEAGISKEVLEQTKVQLQTHTLVLSKEGEEKAANSGILFGIGIFLSFVIYLSIFIYGAQVMRGVIEEKTNRIVEVIISTLRPIELMMGKVLGVGLVGLLQFGLWIVLTVVLIQLATVLMPTEWATAMQSNAQAGVTAPETSHTAAAGGVGSILQTILDINLFQLIFGFLFYFMGGYFLYSALFAAIGAAVDSETDAQQFTLPVTIPLILAFIMAQIVLNDPYSQLAFWLSMIPLTSPVIMVVRLPYGVPAWELLLSMACLVAGFLIITWLAARIYRIGILSYGKKPSYKDLWKWLLKSF, encoded by the coding sequence ATGTTAGGAAAAATAGGCATCGTTATTCATAGGGAGTTCAGCACGCGAGTACGTACCAAAGCATTTTGGATATCTACCTTCTTATCGCCTTTGCTGATAGTGGCGCTGATGATACTACCTCCCATTTTGGTAGTTATGTATGCCGATTCGGAAGAGAAAGGTATGCATGTAATGATTTTAGATGAAAGCAATTTACTAAAAGGGCAGATAGACAGCTCTAAAAGTGTTGTGTTTAATATCATAGACGGGAGCTACCAAGAGCGTTTCAAGCAGTTCCAAGCTCATGACAAAGCCGACGTGTTGGTTTATTTGATGGCACCGCAACCTAACAACACCGCACAAGTGAGTGTGCGGGTAGTTTCGAAAAAAGCGCTTTCGTTGGCAGAAGAAAATAGCATTGTGAAGCTTATTCAGCGGCGCATAGAAGAAATAAGATTGCTGGAAGCAGGCATTAGCAAGGAAGTGCTTGAGCAAACCAAGGTGCAATTGCAAACACATACTTTGGTGCTGTCAAAAGAAGGGGAAGAAAAAGCAGCCAACTCAGGAATACTCTTTGGTATTGGCATTTTCCTTTCTTTTGTCATTTATCTGTCTATCTTTATCTATGGAGCACAGGTGATGCGTGGAGTCATAGAAGAAAAAACCAACCGCATTGTAGAAGTCATCATCTCGACCCTGCGTCCTATAGAGCTGATGATGGGCAAAGTGCTGGGGGTAGGTCTGGTGGGTTTGTTGCAGTTTGGTCTGTGGATTGTGCTTACCGTTGTCTTGATTCAGCTGGCTACGGTTTTGATGCCTACTGAGTGGGCAACTGCCATGCAGTCTAATGCCCAAGCTGGCGTTACAGCACCAGAAACCTCGCATACGGCGGCAGCAGGGGGAGTAGGAAGTATTTTGCAAACTATTCTTGATATAAACCTCTTCCAACTTATCTTTGGCTTTTTGTTCTACTTTATGGGCGGCTATTTCCTCTACAGCGCCTTGTTTGCTGCTATAGGGGCAGCAGTTGATAGCGAGACCGATGCGCAACAATTTACCTTGCCTGTAACTATCCCTTTGATATTGGCTTTCATCATGGCACAAATTGTACTGAATGACCCGTATAGTCAGTTGGCTTTCTGGTTGTCTATGATTCCGCTCACCTCACCGGTGATTATGGTAGTGCGCTTGCCTTATGGTGTGCCTGCTTGGGAACTGCTGCTCTCGATGGCTTGCTTGGTGGCAGGCTTTCTGATTATCACTTGGCTGGCTGCCCGTATCTATCGTATTGGTATCCTTTCATATGGTAAGAAGCCCTCATATAAAGATTTGTGGAAATGGTTGCTCAAAAGTTTTTAG
- a CDS encoding ABC transporter ATP-binding protein, which yields MTLLQAEHIKKTYEGHVALDDVSITVPHASIVGLLGPNGAGKTSLIRVINQIVLPDAGQVLFDGQPMERHHLEQMGYLPEERGLYKKMQVEEHLFYLARLKGVPSKEAKIRIRHWLERFDLMKWRKKRVEELSKGMQQKVQFIATVLHRPRLVILDEPFSGFDPVNAEIVKEEILELNRQGTTIMLSTHRMESVEELCRHVVMLHASRKVLDGTTREIRRRFKEHVFEVHMPVVIEQLPEGFQLLEKKQADDGLWEYRIQGAEHLQPNDLLQFLIDKGQIIHFEEVLPSMKDIFIKIVS from the coding sequence ATGACATTATTGCAAGCAGAACACATCAAAAAAACCTACGAAGGGCACGTAGCTCTTGATGATGTGTCTATAACGGTGCCGCATGCCTCTATTGTAGGTTTGTTGGGTCCCAATGGTGCTGGTAAAACCTCTTTGATTCGTGTTATCAACCAAATAGTTTTGCCGGATGCCGGGCAGGTGCTCTTCGACGGGCAACCTATGGAGCGCCATCACTTAGAGCAGATGGGCTATTTGCCTGAAGAACGGGGACTGTATAAAAAAATGCAGGTAGAAGAGCACCTGTTCTATTTGGCGCGCCTGAAAGGAGTGCCCTCTAAGGAAGCCAAAATAAGAATCAGGCATTGGCTTGAGCGTTTTGACCTTATGAAGTGGCGAAAAAAGAGGGTAGAAGAGCTTTCAAAAGGAATGCAACAAAAGGTGCAGTTTATTGCCACAGTGCTACATCGTCCTCGTTTGGTCATTTTAGATGAGCCTTTTTCTGGCTTTGACCCCGTCAATGCCGAAATAGTGAAAGAAGAAATATTGGAACTGAACCGGCAAGGAACCACCATCATGCTTTCGACGCACCGCATGGAGTCGGTCGAGGAGCTCTGTCGTCATGTGGTCATGTTGCACGCCTCGCGCAAAGTGCTGGACGGCACCACACGCGAAATCCGCCGCCGTTTTAAAGAGCACGTCTTTGAGGTGCACATGCCCGTAGTCATAGAGCAGTTGCCCGAAGGCTTTCAGTTGTTAGAGAAAAAGCAGGCAGACGATGGACTGTGGGAATACCGCATTCAGGGGGCAGAGCATCTGCAGCCCAATGATTTGTTGCAATTTCTTATTGACAAGGGGCAGATAATTCACTTCGAAGAAGTGTTGCCCTCTATGAAAGACATCTTCATTAAGATAGTTTCTTAA
- a CDS encoding universal stress protein encodes MKKILVPTDFSEHAQKALDFAVFIARRSGASLSLLHAYHIPYRTSESVMASNKIYEILKEDSEKNLADLQAKIKKEHPQIEVETISHRGDVKNFITNKANDFDLIVMGTKGASDFENVVFGSTTATVLNNAPCPVLAVPVLAQISQINRLAYASNYEAHDLEVIDRLCEFALIFGAEIHVVHFVEPEFDDFEELIRYRGFEIVVKEKIAYPHLYVHKVATEDFNKGMSEFAEKQNISLLAMLTHKRSFLEKLFLPSLTKEIVMQSPIPVLAFRSNH; translated from the coding sequence ATGAAAAAGATACTAGTACCCACTGATTTTTCTGAGCACGCACAAAAAGCCTTGGATTTCGCTGTTTTTATAGCCCGGCGGTCAGGAGCTTCTCTTAGCCTACTTCATGCCTACCATATACCCTATCGCACCAGCGAATCTGTGATGGCATCAAATAAAATTTATGAAATACTCAAAGAAGATTCAGAAAAGAACTTGGCTGACTTGCAAGCAAAAATCAAAAAAGAACACCCTCAAATAGAAGTGGAAACCATATCGCACCGTGGCGATGTGAAAAACTTCATTACTAACAAAGCCAATGATTTTGATTTGATAGTCATGGGCACGAAAGGGGCGTCGGATTTTGAAAATGTAGTATTTGGCAGCACCACCGCCACCGTTCTAAACAATGCCCCATGCCCTGTGCTGGCGGTCCCTGTTCTAGCTCAGATTTCGCAAATCAATCGCTTGGCTTATGCCAGCAACTACGAAGCACACGACCTAGAAGTAATAGATAGGCTTTGTGAATTTGCGCTTATCTTCGGTGCGGAAATTCACGTTGTGCATTTTGTAGAACCCGAATTTGACGACTTCGAAGAGCTCATCCGCTATCGCGGCTTCGAGATAGTTGTTAAAGAGAAAATAGCATATCCCCATCTGTATGTACACAAAGTGGCAACCGAAGACTTCAATAAAGGGATGAGCGAATTTGCCGAGAAGCAAAATATAAGCCTACTGGCAATGCTCACCCATAAACGCAGCTTCTTGGAAAAATTGTTTTTACCAAGCCTGACAAAAGAGATTGTCATGCAATCGCCCATTCCAGTACTGGCATTTCGCAGCAATCATTAA